Genomic segment of Malus domestica chromosome 15, GDT2T_hap1:
GTGGGCCTGTAATGTTGACCAGAATATGGGCTGTTTCTGAGTCCATGGTGTTACCACGCCGTGTTAGGATTACCATACCTTTTGTTTCAATCCCTTACTCTTGCCACTTTTAATTAATCACTTTCCAGGTCTGGAGATTCGACAGCTCGTATTTGGACCATTGCTGATGGAAGCTCCAGATTTAGTTCACAAAATGGTTCCTCAAATGTGTTGGTGCTGAAGCATGTTAAGGGTAGAACAAATGAAAAGAGTAAAGACGTGACGACGCTTGACTGGAATGTGAGCTCTGTTGTTATGGATATATTTTGTGATAATTGACCTATCAAATTTGATATAATAGATTACATGCCATGCGGATGCTCTTTGTTATGGGCTCTTGAGACTCATCAAGAAAATGTTTTCTTTATTCCAAAGCCATCTAAAACTGCAGGagcttctttatttgttttttttttctcttccagaatttttttttcgtttgtGTATATGCAAATAAACCTTTCACTAATTCAGGGAGAGGGAACAATGCTTGCAACCGGGTCGTATGATGGGCAAGCAAGAATTTGGAGTACAAAGGGTAAGCAGATGATTGTTTTTCTGGTTTTCTGTTTCATCTGATTTATGATTCTTGTTTACTTTTCAGCATCATTTTGGAAGTTTTTAGAACATATATTGTGTGGTATCTTTGCCCAGGTGAATTAATTACTACTTTGAGCAAACATAAGGGACCTATATTCTCTCTAAAGTGGAACAAAAAGGGAGATTATCTTCTTACAGGAAGCTGCGATAAAACTGCAATTGTGTGGGACATAAAGGCAGAGGAACCGAAACAACAATTTGAATTTCATTCAGGTGTGTATTATTTTCATGGAACAGACAGTGTAATAGTCGCTGTGTTGGGATTTTGATGACTATTTTTCTGTCATTTAGGTCCAACTCTTGATGTTGACTGGCGCAACAATGTCTCCTTTGCAATGAGCTCAACAGACAATATGATATATGTCTGCAAGATTGGGGAAAACCACCCTGTTAAAACTTTTGCGGGACATCAGGTATTTTCAAGCATTTAGTTGCTCTAGATTAGACCTGAGGTTAATTATAGTTTAAGCACTTTGttcttattatttgtttatgtatactATGCTCTTTTTCTGAAGAGGTTGCAGATAGTTTTGTGCTGTTTAGATTGTTGAAGATATAGGGACGCCCAATTCTAGGCTGAGATATATTCTCTCGATGCTATCATGTTAATGTTCAATTTCATTTAAATAACTGTTAACTGGTCCTTGTCTGGTTGAATATGGATTTGAGAGGGTCTTGGTATTGCCAGCCCTCCATTCTAGAATGTTGCTGTTTTATTTCCTTTACACACCTGCCTTTGATTTGGTCAACTGGAAAGCCTTGAGCTTaccagtttttttttaacatgccTGGTTGTAGTTACTGGTATTTGCTCAGGTAGCAAAAATGGTTTCACTTGTTTTTGAACTTCTGCAAAAACTTACGTGTTATTTGCAAACTTTAAACTTTATAATTTTCAAGGGTACTTGATAGTATCAGTTTTTGTGGCTGATCAATGGATTTTCACTGTTTCAGGGAGAAGTTAATTGTGTTAAATGGGATCCAACTGGTTCATTGTTGGCTTCATGTTCTGACGATAGCACTGCAAAGGTTATATGTGCTTCCTGCTCAATTTGTAGTCAAGTAGTTCCATTTTATGTCCGATAAGATAGTTGTTTgcatataatatttttaatctatacttatatataattaaagatGGATACTGAAGTTGAACACAGACCTGGTATGGGGTTAATGTCATATGTTTTGTTTACTCTGGAACATGGGAAGGATAGGATTGATTAAACCAATCTCGTTTACTGCTTGATTAAAAGTTTTGAGTCCGATaattcatatataatatataattctaCTTTTCTTCATCTCACCCCTATTCAATGTAATATAGCCATTTTCAATTAAATGGATCAGTTTCGGTTGGTTCATTATTTTCCATTTGAGAAGAATATTGAATTTGCAACTCATGTAAAATTATGGTGTAGATATGGAGCATGAAGCAGGAAAAATATGTTCATGATTTAAGAGAGCATTCTAAGGTACTCCTCAGATTgtcattcaagtttaatttgcCTATCATGGCcgtttgattttacttttctggAATCTTAGAAGCGTTGGAAATTTGTATTGTAGGAGATATACACTATCAGGTGGAGTCCCACTGGACCAGGAACAAACAACCCTAACCAACAGTTAGTCCTAGCTAGGTAAATATAGTGCTTCTCAGATGAAATGAGACGCCATTGGCTTCTGTATTGTTTGCATTGTGTTTGCCATGTGTTCCTTTATTATTTCAGTTAGAAGTTGCAAATTGTTTCAATAAGTAGCTTTTACAtggttttcatatttttcgaGAAAAGCTTAATGCTGTCAattgaaattttatataaagaGAGCAAATGATTTATTACCTGTGTAAAACCTGGTTGGGTGGTAATTCTCCTGATTCATTCTGTGCTATGAAAGAAGTTCTTGTCTAACTTCTTATTGCCATTAACCCTATGGTGCTGTGAGAACTGTATGTTAAGCCACTGGTCTTTTGTATTCATGTTCTTGCATTTGCGGATTTCTGTTTTCACGCCCAAGCGTACTTGTCTTTATGTAGAAATATTATTTCTTGATAGTATTCAAACTTGCACTTTCATTCTGCATGCATACTCTGCGGAGAAATTACACCGACTACTTTCTGCGGGGGAAATACACTGAAGGTTTGTGTCATGGTTCTAAGTTTTGTGATTGTGCTTCTTGACAGTGCATCATTTGACTCCTTTGTGAAGCTATGGGATGTGGAACAAGGAAAGCTACTCTGCAGCTTGGATGGACACAGGTACTGGACAAAACGAACGTATGGTGTTGGAAGCTTGATAAAATTTCTTTACTTCATGGTGTATTGATACTTCAATTTGAATCAACAGGGAACCTGTTTATTCTGTTGCTTTTAGCCCAAATGGTGAGTATTTGGCCAGTGGATCTCTTGATAAATCCATGCATATCTGGTCACTGAAGGAACGCAAGATTGTGAAAACGTACACTGGAAGTGGCGGTATATTTGAAGTCTGCTGGAACAAGGAAGGCGACAAACTTGCTGCATGTTTTGCCAACAACACAGTGTGCGTCTTGGATTTTAGAATGTAGAACTGGAAATGCCAAACCTGTCTTGTATTGGACGTTGGTGGTCAATTCCCAGTCGTAGATTAGTTCTTCGTATTTGATTAGGATGGATGGCGAGTGTGTTTTAGGTGCGTAGGCATTGCATTTTAACCGTAGATCAAGGCTCGGCTCGCTAATGTTCATTTTGTTCGTAAGCTCGTTTCCTGATTCAAGTGTTAATCGAGCCGCTTTTCTAGGAGAGGTGTACAGGATTGTTTTCAACATTTTTAGTTAGGCTTGTTAGTGTAGTTTGCTTCTCTCTCAAGGTATGTACGGCATGCTACTGAAGATTCTCAGGAAGGCTGTTATTCCAACTATTTTTCTGGTTTTGCCTTGTGTTGACTACTTTGAAAGCGAAAGCCCCCGTACAATTCGGATACTGAAGAACCAGAACCAGAACCGGTTGAATTTGTCGATTGCTTTCTCTTGATAGATCAAAACCACGGTTAAAGGGGTGTGTTATCGCTCGGATTAGACAAACAAATTTAGTTACTTGTGGAAGGATCGTACTACAAgatataagagagagagagagcatctCAGAGAAACTATGTTATGTTGATAATTTAGTATTCACCAGTAATCGCCACAAGAGCACGAACCATGTACAAAGTGGTGAAACCTATTTCTGTCCCGCATTACAATCTTTCGGCCCGTGATTTTCGAAAGTAACTTGGTCACAGCGTGACAATCCGAACACACGCGTAGGTTTTTCACTATTTTGATTGTTGTTCCAGCTTGTGTGCTGATTAGCCCGAAAGCAAGAGCAAGCTTCTCACTGTGAACTTCAAGGGATTGCTCCTTTTCTTTGTCCCCCAGATCATGTAACACAGTATCTACCTGTGGGGTGTAACCATGAGCCTTGAGCCAACGGTTCATCTCCTCGATCATCGTGTATATTTCTTTGCTCCTCGGGTTTCTCCTATCCCCTGCAAGGAACTCGTGTACCTTATTATCCACTTCAATGGAGCTGCAACCAGGCTCCTTCTGAATCCCACTGCTTTTCATCAAGGCCCTCACCCTTGCCACCCCATCCCAGTTCCCCGCTGCGGCGTAGATGTTGGAAAGTAGAATATATGTTCCTGAATTTGCAAGATTTTGGCCAAGGAGAAACTCTGCTATCTCCTCTCCCAAAGCAATGTTACCATGGAGTCTACAAGCCCCAAGTAAAGTTCCCCATAGGACAGGATCAGGATCaatcttcattttcttcacaAACTCGTATGCTTCTTCCAGCTGCCCAGCACGGCTAAGGAGATTTACCATGCACCCGTAATGCTCAATCTTCGGTTCTATTCCGTATTCATCCTTCATTGAACTGAAAAAAGCCCGTCCCTTGTTGACCAAACCAGCATAAGCACAAGCAGTCAAAACTCCGATGAAGGTTATATCAGTAGGACGGTAACCAATTCTACACATTTCAATGAACAACTGCAATGCATCTTGGCTAAATCCGTGCATTGCATATCCTACAACCATCGAATTCCAAACAACAACGTCCTTCTCCTGAATCCTATCAAAAACCAGACGAGCATCCTCCAAGCTACCACATTTACTGTACATGTCAATCAATGCAGTGCCCACATGAGCATTGACTCGAATTTGATTATTTTCCATGTAAGAATGAAGCCATCGACCAGACTCAAGAGCTCCAAGCTGCCCACAAGCAGAGAGCAAAGACAGCACGGTCAATTCGTTCGGCTTAAACTTTGCCGCCAGCATTTtcctaaacaaaaacaaagcctCATTTGGCATCCCATGCTGAGCATACCCATCAATCATCACATTCCAACA
This window contains:
- the LOC114821474 gene encoding WD40 repeat-containing protein HOS15-like isoform X2, which produces MTSITSVELNFLVFRYLQESGFTHSAFALGYEAGINKCTIDGNLVPPGALITFIQKGLQYLEMEANLSNSDADLDEDFSFLQPLDLITKDVNQLRQMITEKRKNSQMDKDKDKEHESYQKKDKDKELEKEHDGERARVREKERKEREKDFEKDRERIEKNKEREKQREDRNDRDVVRDQEDKVNVRHEENGASGEPMDIPLTDVEIPSSDVTILEGHTNEVCACAWSPAGSLLASGSGDSTARIWTIADGSSRFSSQNGSSNVLVLKHVKGRTNEKSKDVTTLDWNGEGTMLATGSYDGQARIWSTKGELITTLSKHKGPIFSLKWNKKGDYLLTGSCDKTAIVWDIKAEEPKQQFEFHSGPTLDVDWRNNVSFAMSSTDNMIYVCKIGENHPVKTFAGHQGEVNCVKWDPTGSLLASCSDDSTAKIWSMKQEKYVHDLREHSKEIYTIRWSPTGPGTNNPNQQLVLASASFDSFVKLWDVEQGKLLCSLDGHREPVYSVAFSPNGEYLASGSLDKSMHIWSLKERKIVKTYTGSGGIFEVCWNKEGDKLAACFANNTVCVLDFRM
- the LOC114821474 gene encoding WD40 repeat-containing protein HOS15-like isoform X3; amino-acid sequence: MITEKRKNSQMDKDKDKEHESYQKKDKDKELEKEHDGERARVREKERKEREKDFEKDRERIEKNKEREKQREDRNDRDVVRDQEDKVNVRHEENGASGDIRRYRHLFLEPTRMQEKFIHSNICLAEPMDIPLTDVEIPSSDVTILEGHTNEVCACAWSPAGSLLASGSGDSTARIWTIADGSSRFSSQNGSSNVLVLKHVKGRTNEKSKDVTTLDWNGEGTMLATGSYDGQARIWSTKGELITTLSKHKGPIFSLKWNKKGDYLLTGSCDKTAIVWDIKAEEPKQQFEFHSGPTLDVDWRNNVSFAMSSTDNMIYVCKIGENHPVKTFAGHQGEVNCVKWDPTGSLLASCSDDSTAKIWSMKQEKYVHDLREHSKEIYTIRWSPTGPGTNNPNQQLVLASASFDSFVKLWDVEQGKLLCSLDGHREPVYSVAFSPNGEYLASGSLDKSMHIWSLKERKIVKTYTGSGGIFEVCWNKEGDKLAACFANNTVCVLDFRM
- the LOC114821473 gene encoding pentatricopeptide repeat-containing protein ELI1, chloroplastic, coding for MSSTATLATTAPTHHHRHRNHPPSIDRLTFLIDKSKSINHLLQIHALLLRHGLHHHPILNFKLQRSYASFGRLDHSVALFHRTDNPTVYFWTSIIHSHAQLGLQNLALMYFTEMLTNGVEPNCFTFSAVMKTCPLEPGKALHSQTIKLGLDSDLYVRTGLVDVYARAGDVVSARQLFDTMPEKSLVSLTAMITSYAKRGAIEAARKLFDGMQERDVVCWNVMIDGYAQHGMPNEALFLFRKMLAAKFKPNELTVLSLLSACGQLGALESGRWLHSYMENNQIRVNAHVGTALIDMYSKCGSLEDARLVFDRIQEKDVVVWNSMVVGYAMHGFSQDALQLFIEMCRIGYRPTDITFIGVLTACAYAGLVNKGRAFFSSMKDEYGIEPKIEHYGCMVNLLSRAGQLEEAYEFVKKMKIDPDPVLWGTLLGACRLHGNIALGEEIAEFLLGQNLANSGTYILLSNIYAAAGNWDGVARVRALMKSSGIQKEPGCSSIEVDNKVHEFLAGDRRNPRSKEIYTMIEEMNRWLKAHGYTPQVDTVLHDLGDKEKEQSLEVHSEKLALAFGLISTQAGTTIKIVKNLRVCSDCHAVTKLLSKITGRKIVMRDRNRFHHFVHGSCSCGDYW
- the LOC114821474 gene encoding WD40 repeat-containing protein HOS15-like isoform X1 — translated: MTSITSVELNFLVFRYLQESGFTHSAFALGYEAGINKCTIDGNLVPPGALITFIQKGLQYLEMEANLSNSDADLDEDFSFLQPLDLITKDVNQLRQMITEKRKNSQMDKDKDKEHESYQKKDKDKELEKEHDGERARVREKERKEREKDFEKDRERIEKNKEREKQREDRNDRDVVRDQEDKVNVRHEENGASGDIRRYRHLFLEPTRMQEKFIHSNICLAEPMDIPLTDVEIPSSDVTILEGHTNEVCACAWSPAGSLLASGSGDSTARIWTIADGSSRFSSQNGSSNVLVLKHVKGRTNEKSKDVTTLDWNGEGTMLATGSYDGQARIWSTKGELITTLSKHKGPIFSLKWNKKGDYLLTGSCDKTAIVWDIKAEEPKQQFEFHSGPTLDVDWRNNVSFAMSSTDNMIYVCKIGENHPVKTFAGHQGEVNCVKWDPTGSLLASCSDDSTAKIWSMKQEKYVHDLREHSKEIYTIRWSPTGPGTNNPNQQLVLASASFDSFVKLWDVEQGKLLCSLDGHREPVYSVAFSPNGEYLASGSLDKSMHIWSLKERKIVKTYTGSGGIFEVCWNKEGDKLAACFANNTVCVLDFRM